AATGTTGATTTAATtgatgaatattaatttcgtaACTGGGTTCGTAGTTATGCGTCATTGTGCATATAGGTTATAAGAGAATAGGAAGCGACATTTCTAATTAGACTCTTGTTTAAGTATATTAACACgttttggaataaaattaacatcacTTACCAGGTATTGCACTGCCTGTTTGGCCCATTTCGTCGAGATGTTTGAACTCGTATGTTGCACCAAATTATCGTATTTATACTATTGTTTGGATATTAATTACGCACTTTTTAACACGATTAGTGCTACGTAAAGTCATCAGTAATAATTTCTAATCGTACAcatgttaacaataaatattaattaaatttgttttataaatgtcttctaaaatattgtatacttTTCTTATTGGAATCTTCTAACTTATTAACTAATTTAGCCTATTACTCGGTAACCActgttataattaacattgcacggtatttgtttacattatagtaataataaaattaactgtttttgccaataaattgatttatgatCTTCGGTTTTGCGACTTGCAACTCTCGTTTGACATTTGTGACAAAAGCGGAAGAGAAAAAAtactgataaaaatatttgaaaaatattttgttttgatatcTAAACAAcgctctattttatttatataaaaaacaaatatattttctaaataaataaaaaaaactggaatactggaatttattttattaattttatttgttctgCACAACCTTATTCTTAATCTGTGGTCGATGTTGTCTTTGACAGTACTTATCTATGGTTAATTTGTCAGTTGATGTGATTTGAAAATGAATtgatttgaattatatttaagagtttgattatttaatttattgttttaaaacaataattgttaaggaaaatgtCTCGGATGAATAGACTAGGCAAGAAAAATGCCTTACAACAGCGTAAGGAAAAGCTTTtagaagaattaaaattatgcgacaaacaaattaagaaagccaaacaaaatgaaacaaacaataatttaaaatatgacgacaggtaatttacattaaaatatgtatcaatacaTATATTCTAATGTAGTGAAATATAACatcaaacaattaattaagCATTAagcttaatttcttttttcttgtCCTTGTAGTGCCTCTTCGACTAGCGaaggttaatttatttaatccatTCTAATTTTTTCTCGTAATATCGTTTGTCAACCTTCTACTCTAACAAAACATACGAAATAAggatatatttaagttatttctacaatttaaatgtttataacaaaaatgtgaTAGTTTGGAAGTATGTAAGAATGTTTGATATAAGGTCAACTCATCTGCAATACCTCTGGTATCGTTGATGTCTATTGGGCGTCGTTGAATACCTcgggtgttcccgctgctcgtttacctccattacttaaataaaataatttagattatgcacaataaaactttaaaattccaGTTCTGATTCCGACACTGAACTCACTTTACGTATGGATAAGAGTAAATCATTGCCAAGCTTAGTAAGAATGAAATCTGCGCTTCAGACACGTTGTAATGCAACAGCGGAGCTCACAGGTCTTGAAGTGCTGGAGTCAACTGTTAATATCTTAACTGAGAGTCCAGAAATAAATGGGTAAGAGCTATTAAGTAAACattcaggggttaagcacttgatttgcaatctgctaggtcctgggttcgaatcccgccatgtaccaatgtgtttttcgatttacatatgaacATTTATCAGACATTGTTACGgtgtaaaaaaacatcgtgatgtaacctgtacatatctgcgaagaaattcaatgaatgtgactaggccatagtcaacaatgctgacccagtgcgggttaacttcacacatatcattgaatttcttctcagatatgtgcagcatcacaatgttttccttcaccgtaagaacatcggataaatgtatatatcgaggggtgaatggctatttgttttaagcgacattttttgcgatattgacttatatgtatatttagaatcagaaaaattccctgattctgataaatttttctgattctgaatatatatatgtcgcaatcagaagaagaaatcaactttaataaatcgaaattagaaCACGAGCTGTGTTCGAAGAGACTTCTTGTACGATGCGCGTCTGACATTAGTCATTCTGGAAATTTGGATTGTTGTTCGTTGTACATGAGCctgtgaatcaattataacgAGTTGAGAAGTGATGAGTAGTGTATTCCTTGAATCCGATATTACCCACAGCCGCCCACAAGTGAtctcaatcaataataattctgatagcgAGCCACCCCGGCCGttatatataagtcaatatcgcaaaaaaagtcgcttaaaacaaataacctttcacccctcgatatgtaaatcgaaaaagaCATTGATACATGGCTTGCTTAAGTGCATAAGCTCTGAGTCACTGATTCTCTTGTACTATAATTTAACATGTTCAATTACAGAGAACCTCAAATAACAGAAGAAGGTGTTTGGCATGAAGTTATAGCAGAATGCAAAGTGGATTTGATACCTTTCACCATATCTTTCTACGTACACCAACCGGTAAGTGTCTATTCTAAGTACacatagaattttaaaaaaataacttgagaggtgtgttgggacacccggatggaacgaagttcctttcaattaattagtgaaggaaccaatgtttattctatgaataaaaaacttaagtcttcacaagaagtacattttatttctatgaattttcgttatatattgtcacgtcgttgccatggttactatagcaaaaagtgtcgtgacaacttttcgtaagaattttttccgtctagccccctttcacaaagcgcgataaggaactttgttccaaaaactaataagtaacctttgtgttcttcgagactaagttctacatctgtgacaaatttcatccaagatttgttgagccgttggggagataccttcaaacatccatccatccatctaatctttcgcatttataatattagtaattattatgtgtttgaaattaataagtgAACAGATAATGTATAgtggtaaaaaaaatcagtacaTTGTGTACAAAATTACTGATCAACCCTCAATTTTCCTTgcactcttactaatattataaactagcttttacctgcgactccgtccgcgcggaataaaaaatagaaaacggggtaaaaattatcctatgtccgtttcctggttctaaactacctgcccaccaattttcagtcaaatcgattcagccgttcttgagttataaatagtataactaacacgactttcttttatatatatagatgcgaatgttttgttGGATGgaaagatgtttgtttgaaggtatctccggaatggctcaacggattttgatgaaatttggcacagatgtagaacatagtctgagttctacattggctacttattaagttttttatatatactagtattataaaaaggaaatatttgcttgtttgtttgtttccattgaataggctctgaaactactgaactgatttaaaaaattctttcactattaAGATGCTAAGCTATACCAAGGTgatataggctatatttattactagattttttattaattctgagATATGGGCAACTGTTAGTGCTTAGACTTTTTAGGAAATATAatcaacttaaaaaataaataatttcattccaGAACCGTATCTTTGGACAGCCATCTTACAGATGTCTGAAAGTGGTTGCATCAAAGGAAGCCAATGAGAGAGAACTTGCCAATTCTGTGCTCAACAAAATGATAACACCCAGCGATGCTTTTGAGGTATTAGACTCCCTTTCCACTGAGCAATCAGTTGGACAGTTCCTTTTTAGTGAAAATAGTAAACTGCTTATTTGAAATACTGCCTAACTTAAgtaatctttctaatattataaataggaatgtatggattgatgtttgttaggtGTCTCGAGAATGATTGAACAGATCTAGAATGAagggaagaatacataggctacttatttttttttttaagaagtaAGACGAAGGCGGGttacaataagttttaaaaaaatctgactcgaaggaccataaggaataaattcaaaattttttatcgctttttgtattattttacatccATACCGGATATTTGTTACactttaatgtataaaatacttttttaaatggtaatcttactaatattataaatgcgaatgtttagatgtatggatggatgtttgaaggtatcttcataACGACTCaatggcacagatatagaacacagtctgaaaaaacacatagtctaccaattaagttttttttaaattcctcgcggacagagtcacgggcgatagctagttcaTAAGTACAATTCttacctaaaattaaaaaaatatatgtatttgataatatccatttttatctcttaataatgttttctttacttCTTTATTCTCCCTTTTTTATCTGGGAAAGGGGGAGGTGGCTTAAAACCAGCTCGACACTGTATCCGGTGTTGGCAAAGCTGAACCACCACCTTTTGCCATTACTAAACATTGTTAAGAcctgtgttttaaaatttttgtaaatttttatggcAATAAATAGAAGGAAAGAAAGATAGAAAGAGAAATAacgaaagaaagaaagatagATAGAAAGAAAGATAGAAAGAGAAATAacgaaagaaagaaagatagATAGAAAGAAAGATAGAAAGAGAAAGAacgaaagaaagaaagatagATAGAAAGAGAAAGAAAGATAGAAAGAGAAGAAAGATAGAAAGAGAAAGAACGaaagaaaaagatagaaagagaaataaaggaggatagatagatagaaagAGAAAGAacgaaagaaagaaagatagaaagaaaaaaagaaagatagaaagagaaagaaagatagaaagagtaagaaagaaagaaagtttattgttttaattatttattagtaaatattttaaaacagaatatgtttttttttcataactaaGGTATTGAAAAGTTACGCAGCAGCTCACAGATCTCGTCGGACGACGCTCGCTCGTCTCGCGGAGATGTATGGAGATGATTTGTTTATGACGCCATTGGTGAGTGATTTATACATTCATACaagttaataatatatcagatatgtcaaaaaatatgtaaaacttacCCTAATGCCTAATCTACGTTCCCTTCCCGCTCTTGGGTTTGCctgggatgcataggaaggggaattatactatttatgtCAGTCCTCTGCTGATTATAGATAGGCAAGACATCTGAAATTGAAGATGTCCATGGGTAGCAGTCGCTTCGCTTTTTTGGTGAATTCAGATAGTCGCATTTTCCaccttttaatgtaaaaaaagcatcatcagctcactatacgtccccattgaggggctcggagtctaccctaagttaggggtgactaggttaTAGTCAATGCTGGCTAattgcgggttgacttcacacatatcattgaatttcttctcagatatgtgcagcatcacgatgttttccttcatcgtaagaacgtcggataaatgtacatatgtatgtaaatcgaaaaacacattggtatatggcgggattcgaacccagaacctgcagattgcaagtcaagtgcttaacccttgagccaTAGACGCTCTAAAAAAAGTATAGAAAATGACTTGACAATGACAGTTACAGTATAAAAAGTATcttgagacatttttttaatttgacacaATGGCGCTAGTGTACTGTcgtaatttaattctattacctataaaattaaactatactaaaaaaactaagaaataatcataaaaatgtttgtatttgatttattttttaatttaaataaaatcaaacctAGATAAGCGTAAAACCAATTGCGATATTTATCTCGCTCATAAAAGTTTGTAAGTTTCTCGCCCTTAGAGGTATTCATCGGCACTAGACAGTGACTCTCGCTTACAGAGGTTTCTCTCAAATCCGACTCTCACTTATCAAGGTTcgattattttgtaatgtaaaatacacacaggaaatataacacaaaaaagcCTCCGAAATCCTAACCTCAATTTTGTGCTCCGATTACTTCATctatagaatagaatagaataagcgtttattgccacacaaaaGAAACTTATGAACTAAAATAtaggttatatatatttattatttactataggttttattgttgtaaatattacaGTCAGAAGGTGGCTATCAGCTGCAATGTGCAAATGTTCTAGAACTTTCTTGGACATTAGAGAGCAAGCCTTCAACTGTAGCATATTTTAGACATCGAATGAAACTAAGTTTGGAGTATATGGgtaattttacaaagatttCATATTTACTATGTAACTGATAGTTAAAAAATGtgctcttaattttaatgtattcgaTACTAGtcgttgcccgcgactccgtccgcgtggaattgaaaaaaaacttaataagtatcctatgtattctttcaaactatgttctacatctgtgccaaatttcatcaagattcgtttagccgttcatccatctatctatccatACTTCGTGAACATGACGTATTTATGTTGGTAATAacgaaaaactattttttttatccgcaAAGGCTTACCCAATTATAACGGGACTTTGACGAGAAGGTAATATTATAGGCTaatctttttctattttttttacgccGATGAAATCGCGGACAACCGCTAATTAACAAGAAATTTGAatcagtaattattattttgaacaaaCCAAAATAGATTAGAATCAGTTATTACGACAGAATATAACAATCGATTGAATGTCGCTGTAACCGATATTGACTTTATCTTCCAGATGAACCATCTctcaaaataataacacaagCAAACAAAGAAATGTCGAATCCATCAGTCGATACTGAAGAGAGGACGTCACTCCTCTCAAAGATCATCAGCACATGTCTTAAAGCTCAAGGAGATGGTTCAGAATCAGAAGCATCCAGGGTCCAGAAGAGACCCAATGATGCAATGGATATACCAGTGGCtaagaagaagaaagaaaatgaAGTTATGGGACCACCGAAAGCATTACCAAAGAAAACTAAAGTTAAAGGCAAAGAGAACGATGAAATTCgtttaaattctaataaagaaattaataaacctAAGAAAAGT
The nucleotide sequence above comes from Papilio machaon chromosome 28, ilPapMach1.1, whole genome shotgun sequence. Encoded proteins:
- the LOC106709359 gene encoding uncharacterized protein LOC106709359; the protein is MSRMNRLGKKNALQQRKEKLLEELKLCDKQIKKAKQNETNNNLKYDDSSDSDTELTLRMDKSKSLPSLVRMKSALQTRCNATAELTGLEVLESTVNILTESPEINGEPQITEEGVWHEVIAECKVDLIPFTISFYVHQPNRIFGQPSYRCLKVVASKEANERELANSVLNKMITPSDAFEVLKSYAAAHRSRRTTLARLAEMYGDDLFMTPLSEGGYQLQCANVLELSWTLESKPSTVAYFRHRMKLSLEYMDEPSLKIITQANKEMSNPSVDTEERTSLLSKIISTCLKAQGDGSESEASRVQKRPNDAMDIPVAKKKKENEVMGPPKALPKKTKVKGKENDEIRLNSNKEINKPKKSVSEEIKANEGKESNKNRKKYKNK